In the Carettochelys insculpta isolate YL-2023 chromosome 6, ASM3395843v1, whole genome shotgun sequence genome, AACAAGAGAGCCATCGAGGGGACCCAGGCATGGATCGAGGTTCGGGGCACTCACCTTGCGTGCCTTGCTCTTGTATATCAGAGCCTTTTTGGTCTCCTCTCGTGCTTTCTCTACATGGTCCACAGTGTGCATCATGTTCAGCTCTATGTTATCTATGACCCCACCCTGCCAGGGGAGTAAGAAGAGAGACCTGTCAGGAAACTCAGACATCAAAAGTGCCCATTGATCTGGGGCACTTGAGAGTCACTCAGAGCACGTCGACGTTGCAGTATTAGCCAGGGATGTTACCCAGGTTTAGCCCAGGCCTCCCTACCAGCTACACACAAAACTCAGACCTGGGTTTGGAAGCATGTTAAGCCTGGGCTGCCTGACCCAaatggaggggcagggctagagTAAGAACACAGGATAAATGATTCATGTGCAGATTGTCCTCCAATGTccttcccacaatgccccatgaaTGGCAGACAAGATCTCCTGCAACTGACTGGGAAAGAACCCTCGAGCACCCCAGTGCAAAGGCTCAGGAGTTACGTCTCCAGGCACCGGGGGCAGGGGACACTAATTCAGATGGGCTTTGCAGTGGAGATGTTCATTCAGCAAACTGGTGGGGGCTTGGACCCCGGTGCCAATCACCTGGCTGAACTGGGACATGAAGACACAGTGCAGGCCCGTGGGCGAGACCACAACATCACTTTCTGCCATTTACATGCTCCTCCCATCAGgaggcccggcccagccctgccctcaagGTATCCCACTCCGCTCAGGCGAGCGAGGcattcaccccaccccacccccagcccctgctcttctccTGGGTGCAGAGGGGTTGCCATGGATTGCAGGGGTCAGGGTCAACCTGCTGCCTCTCAGGACAGGGAAGGGGCATACTCACCATTCCCCGACTCGCACGCCACCTCCTCGGCATTGCATTGTGGGTAGAAAACAGAAAGGGGCCTCAGGGATGGACACTAATGGCTAAGTTGCAGTGAGAGATGGCTGCACTCTGGGGCTACTGAGGGGCACCAGGATAATAAGAGGGCTGAGGATTCTCCCAGGGACACCAAGTAGAGTGGGCCTTGGCCGCAGGAGCTCTGTGGGGTCGTAGGAAAGCCAAGAGGACGGGCCGCTGGGCCTCCACACCATCAGCCACATCACCAAAACCAAATCCCCAGCTCACTCCACCTAGCTCCTGTACAGCCAGCATAAAATCCCTGGTGGCTAGGAGGCACCGCGCAGTTACCCTGTCAGCttgctcagtcctgcccctgccccccaccccgtttCACCCTGACCAGAACAATCCCTTCCTTCCTACCCTCAAGCTGACATGCTTATCATGCCCTCTCCTCCCACGGGTACTCCATCGCCCAGGCTTGCCTCACTCCACCTCCTGTTTGTTACACAGCTGTCACTCTTCATAGGGTTGCTCTGTTACCCTGGTCACTGCCCAGGTTGCCTGGTTACCTGTGCTCATCCCTCTAGGGCCCCACTCTCTGCTTGCTGAGGGACCTTCTTCATGTTCCCCCCCAAGTTATTCTATTCCCTGATCCTAGTTACTAGGttcccccagcctgtcccagttgcccagtcactcaggttCTTATCCCTCCAGAGGGCCCCAGCAGAGCCCTCATTGGTTGTTCTGCCTGGTTACCTGGTTTTCCACCAGCATGGCAATGTCCACAAACATGTCGTGAAGTTCCTTGATGCTGCTCTCGAGCCGCACGATGTCCTTGTGCCGCCCCTCGATCTCGCTCAGCGCCTGCTTCGAGATCTGCGAATCCATGATCTAGAACAGAGCCAGGCAGCATCAGCGACTGCCCTACACAAACCCCGATACTGCTAAAGAGCCACCAGCCAACGCCCTGATGTTCCCACTGCTCAGTCACCTgctcccccgcacccccagccTGACACCCACACTCGCCGCCCAGCCCCCAAATTCCCACGGCTCTCCCCCAGTCCCAGCATCTGTGCCGAGATTCCCAGTCTATACAGCGCTTGGAGATCTGCTGTTGGAAGAGCTACGTAGCAGTTAGGTACtattagcagcagcagctcctctacAGTTCTTCCTCTCCACGCACCCCCCTATTGCCCCATCTCCCTCCATATCCCACTGCGTCCTCACCCCAGAGGTGAATATTGATGGGTTTCCACTCTCCAgcatctcctccagctcctcgTCCGTCGTGTTCTTCCCAGCTTCACCACAGGAGAAAGAGGCGAGATCACATCAAATCCCTGACCACAAATGGTGGAACCAGCATGGAATTCCAGGGGGCGGGAAGAGATTTACACTGACTGTCCTTGGGAACAGGTGTGTTTGTGTGACTCCTTCTGGCCTCCGAACTGTGAAATGCCTTCCAGGCCCAGATGCTAAACATCCGCCCCCCCGGGAGGCAGGGAGGAATCTCACGGCTGCCCACTTCACactccccagcagggggcactcacacacggggggggtgggggggggtgggaggggatcatGGGTAcgaatatgtatttaaaaaaaaaaaaaaacagcaaaatagaaatGTGTGAAGGCCATGAGGACACCCCCTCCCGGGAAAGCGACGACTCCCCCAGAACCACACcaccttgtgctgctgctgccgccttcagagctgggcactggactatcagcagctgctgtccagccacccagctctgaaggcagagaagAAGAGCTATGGGTGGCAATACCGCGCCCCCTCAACAAGTCCTGCAGCCACCTTGTGGGTCAGAATCCCCAGCCTGGGAAACGCTGTACAATACAGACAGAAGTACACAGAGATTAGACTTCTTGGTCCATGACAGGTTTCTTCCACAGCTGTGAATTTGCTAGGGCCCTAATTACGATCTCTACGGTAACGCAGGCCCAAAAACTGGAGTCAGGTCATCTCCACTGCTATGGGAAATGAATCCAATGACCccttggctggggagcagagattcaggggctggCCACAGGCTGCCTGGGGGACCTGAGCACGGAAGGTACATACTGATTTCAAGCTGCCGCTGGATTCGCCCTTTGCTGCGTTCCCGGAAGTCAACCTGTGCCTCGTTGTACTTAGTCATCACATCGACAAACTTTCGGGAGAGGACAGAATGCtgggggggaggaaaggggacAAACGAGTGGGTCTCTGTATGATCTATACTGTGGTAATGGGGTCAGTGGGCACTGCCTGTCCAACTGGGCCAGCACCTGCCCAGGGAGCTATCTGAACACAGCAcagcccacctgctccccatCTCCTTACCCTGACCCCATGCCCTCTGTCACCTAGTCTGGCACTGGCACAGCCCCTCTCTCTggtaacccccgccccccaaaaacaCTGTCTGGTTGGTTCTGACAGGAGAACCCACTGCAGCATTGGGGAAGGGtcttgtctgtgcctcagtttacccatctgcaTGACAGGTCTAAATGTTCCAGATATAGTGATTTTATAGTGCTTCAGGCAGTGGTGGACAGcctgagagccacatgcagctcaccAGGGCTCCCCCTGTGCCTCATGgctcccctgcctgtccccccccagcactgagggACCAGAGCCCCCTGCTTCAACTCCTCTCCATCCCATCCAGCACTCTACATGCTACAAATGTCTGATTTaggctccatccccactcctccccctgaACACCCAGCCAGGGGATCTGGTTCTGCCTTCCTCTGTGGGACTGAGGAACCCTCTTCTCAGAGGGCCTCACACGAAGCCAAGGGGCCATATACCGCTGACTTCCTTCTCGGCAAGGTATCATCTCCCTGCACAGGGctgtgctacaggttgaacctctctaatccagagcactcatctggcaacgtccGTAATCCGGCGTTTTTAGCTCACTGGGCAGCCACTTATcgtgggggtggccaagtttctcatgatcccataaagtttgtttccagccacagtcctggctctctgtgttccatgctgttatttagcagtaatttacccctaagtgtctactaagagcccagtaagcagtggaagtgctggtcatgtgctagacaacGTTGGCCTTCCATGATCAGcatattctctcattcagcaccggtcaggtcccaagggtgccggatgaaagaggttcaacctgtacagtcaCACCATCTCTGTTGTGActtgtcccctcccccagggctctgagtGTAGCCCACGGTCCCCGGGATCCGCTGCCGGCTCGAGGCAGGCTGACAGGCGGGTTGCAGCGTGTGCCCTGCTCACCTGGGATTTCCGTATCCGCAGATCTGCTGACGACCGTATTTCATCCTGCTCAATGTTCCGCTCCATGCCTGGGGACACAGGCAAATGGGGTGAAGTAAGTGGCGGCGGGAGGGGagaaagactgggactggctGCACTTTCCTCACATCGCAGCCTCTTTTCCCGATGAGCTTGGAGTTCTCCTCTTCCCGTAGGAAAATGGCTCATCCCTTCCTGACCCCCCGACTTCACCCATCCACAGCCAAGTCAGTGGCTCAGCTGGCTGCACCCGCTTGCGACCAGTGTGCGCTGTACTGTGGGTGCTTATGCGCCTGCTCAGAAAAAATGcaaatgccacccagttgattagcagagcacccacagctccatccctattagtggtgcacattcacatgtgcctTGACGCGCgcagtttattctgcacataggtgGAAAAGATAAGCGGGAACATTGCTTGCTCTCCAGGCACTGGGAGGTAGTGGGTGCaatctgcaccctgtctgcataGCTCTCTGTCCCCACTGGGAGAGTCTGGGACACAGAAGTTGATGATCCTACTACGGGTTAACAGAGGTGGGTCTTTTAGCACGAGCCATAGAGACCTAAGTGTTAAGATCCAAAGTTCCCTGGATCCATCCTGGCAGCTGAtgccccaccagcagggcagctcctggccaggaaGGGTCATGGCTTAGAAGCAGTCTCAGGGGAGTGCAGGACGAAAGAAGGTGGGTGTtgacaggggctgggcagccttAGGGAGAGCTCTACAGGAAGGATCCACTAACAGCCAGCCGAGGGGGTGGCGGCGGGGAGGGTCAGTCTCTTACTCTTAAGCTTGTTTCGGACGCTGTTGGCCATTTTCTTGATCTCCGCTGTGAGCTGCTCCAGGTCGTCTTTGGTCTCTGCGGAAGCACAAGCCACCAGACCCgatcagaggcagctggggaccCTGGCCAGTAAGGCCCccaggagagcagctgctggAACCCTCCCCGGCAGAGATTCACCCTCCCTTCCCGCAGGAGGTGGACCCGTGTTTGCGCTTGTTCAGGTGCAGGAGAAGCTCGGGCTTACTCTGCTCGGGGATAGGAGCGGACAGGATGATACTGTACAGCTTCTTTGCCCCCTCCACATTCTCCGCGATTTTCTCGATATTTTGTCGGGTTTCTTCAATCTAAAATGGCAAGAGGAGACGGCTGTGAGCTGTACTGCAGGGCCACCCTACCGCGATCAGGGCTGCAGGGTGCTTGGGGCTGTACAGGGATGCTCAGAgagggcccctgccccccacagctcacTTTCTAAACAGGCAACAGACAAtggcggggtggggaggaaggatttgcccaaggtcaccaagCACCCAGATCTGTGCTGCCTGACCACAGCTAACTGCCAAAGGAGATGATCTCTAGGCCCAAGGGCCTCGCAGGCAGAGGAGCTCTGAGAGCAGGTCTTGCTCCCTCTGCCCTGGAGAAGGGACACAGACTATACAAACGAGCCAGACACCCATCCCTGGGCCACACCTCTGAGAAGAACTCGTCCATGAAGCCTGTGTTGTCGATGGCAATCTCCACATCGTCAGCATCGTCATCCTGGTCCTGTTTCTGTAAGGAAGGGCAAGGCTGGTGAGGGACCTTCCCAGAGCCAGCTCAGCcatgccaggctctgccctcctgctcccagcacagagGAACCCCTTAGCACCTAGGAGTGCACCAACGAGCACCTTACCAGCGCCCCGATTCCCAGCCCCTCCGCTGGGGTGGGAAAGACACAGCCCACAAGCCGGATCTCGCCTGCCCCGCCAGTGGATGTGGCCCTTCCTGCCCCTTGCAgctttctgttctgttctggagggtgggggcaggggaagcttcTTATGGTTTGCAGCCAATAGGCGCTGAGAGATTTTgcggggggctgaggcagagcgCCACATGAAGTGGGGAGCATTTTTGAGCAGTCTGGTGCTGCAGCAGACCGTGAGCCTGTCCCACGAGTCACCCAGGTAAGTCTCCTGGCCAAACCTTGTCTCTGGCACTCcagaccctccctctccccaactcTCTCCCCCGCTTATTTCTGCCTTCCCACATAATCCTAtcctctaccccccaccccacgcccccatccagactctgcaccccagtctcctgccctgggTCACACCCCAAACCCCCACACCTCTGCTTGTATCTCAGACCCcggccccaggtcacaacacccCATTTCCCTCCCAAAGCTCCCAccgcctccttccccccagctcccctctgcactcaacctccatcccagaccctgcacctcctctgtTAGCATCATGGAAGAgggcagcccttgaccactcTCCAAGTTCTTGGAGTggctcccatcaaaaattattgcccacccctgccctacaccCAGCAACCCCCTTGGGTGGCCAGTTGTGCAGCATGGGCCTCACTCAGAACAATGAGGAGGGCAAGGCCTGGCCTGCAGAGATTAGAGCACTTGGTCGATACCCAAGTGAAGGATCAGCTTTCCTGGCGATCCCTCCGCCCCGGGGCGCTGTTAGACGCTCACAACCTCAGGAAGATTTTCAGTAACCTCTGTGATGGGGCTAGACGCCAGGCTGACGACCTGGAGACCCCATCCATtcacccagcccagagccacagggactctgcccagcccccgcaAGACCTGTCTTTCAGGGCATCTTTGAGACCAAGAACCAGGGGTCCAGCTACTGCGCATGGAGGTCACTGGGAATATTTTACTATGTCCTCTAGGAACACGTCAGACGAAAAATCAACTCATCTCAAGCAGCCTCCTAAAAATACCAGTCACCAGAAGGCAACTTCGTGCCTGGGAGTGGTCTGGAGTGACTGCTCTGATTTCATGGGAGTCACTCCCAATTTACCAGGGTGGGACGCTGATCCGAAGACCAGATCAGCTGCCccgccacaagcaggggcagaggAGTCCAGGGACTTTATGGAGATTATTGGTGCTGCCTAAAGGCggggaggatggagggagggtaAAGGGCAGGGAGTTAGGAGGTGCCTTGCAGGTAGCTGGTAAAAAGGTGGGGGTCATAGTGGAGGGGTCTGGCCCCAAGTTTAAAGTTCCCCCATTGGGAAGTGACCCTCACCA is a window encoding:
- the STX3 gene encoding syntaxin-3 isoform X1, whose translation is MKDRLEQLKAKQDQDDDADDVEIAIDNTGFMDEFFSEIEETRQNIEKIAENVEGAKKLYSIILSAPIPEQKTKDDLEQLTAEIKKMANSVRNKLKSMERNIEQDEIRSSADLRIRKSQHSVLSRKFVDVMTKYNEAQVDFRERSKGRIQRQLEITGKNTTDEELEEMLESGNPSIFTSGIMDSQISKQALSEIEGRHKDIVRLESSIKELHDMFVDIAMLVENQGGVIDNIELNMMHTVDHVEKAREETKKALIYKSKARKKMVIIIVIVVVLLAIVALIIGLSVGLK
- the STX3 gene encoding syntaxin-3 isoform X2, with protein sequence MKDRLEQLKAKQDQDDDADDVEIAIDNTGFMDEFFSEIEETRQNIEKIAENVEGAKKLYSIILSAPIPEQKTKDDLEQLTAEIKKMANSVRNKLKSMERNIEQDEIRSSADLRIRKSQHSVLSRKFVDVMTKYNEAQVDFRERSKGRIQRQLEITGKNTTDEELEEMLESGNPSIFTSGIMDSQISKQALSEIEGRHKDIVRLESSIKELHDMFVDIAMLVENQGGVIDNIELNMMHTVDHVEKAREETKKALIYKSKARKGAMIDRIETNMDQSVGFVERAVADTKKAVKYQSEARRKKIMIMICCIILVIILASTIGGIFA